Proteins from one Streptococcus mitis B6 genomic window:
- a CDS encoding APC family permease: MFTKIKQTFIGRPLKSLTEGEGGLLGKMQALAMLSSDALSSIAYGPEQVVLVLASLSPLAIWWSLPIGLFVLLLLASLTVSYRQIIHAYPQGGGAYMVTRENLSPQLGLIAGGSLLVDYMLTVAVSVASGADAITAALPALHPYNLHISIFLVCLLMLLNLRGLKESASSLMIPVYLFIISTVFLLLYGIFQLVTGSLSYQATSPIGHAVPSLSIVLILRAFTSGSASLTGVEAISNAVPFFKVPKEKNAAQTLTIMSLILGFLFAGITFLNYWMGIMPQHGETILSQMAQGILGTSFLGQLGYYIFQFSTALILAVAANTGFSAFPMLAYNMAKNKYMPHLFMEKGDRLGYSNGILTLAFGAMILLLIFNGNTERLIPLYTIGVFVPFALSQTGMVRHWKKEKGTNFLKPALANILGAIICYAIVLILLFFRLSDIWPFFPIILVLTLLFLAIHSHYQKVAQQLRLYEGIEKRTYDGNLVLVLVGNVTRVSVGAINYAQSIGDEVLAMHISTKETSEKDQEILQEFADYFPTITLKNIKTSYRDIITPTVKYVKRISEEAQKKNYTVTVLVPQFIPNKPWQNILHNQMSLKLKYALRWHQDVVVASYSYHLKE, from the coding sequence ATGTTTACAAAAATAAAACAGACCTTTATCGGTCGTCCTCTTAAGTCCTTAACCGAAGGCGAAGGGGGGCTACTGGGAAAAATGCAGGCACTGGCCATGTTGTCAAGCGACGCTCTGTCCTCCATCGCCTATGGACCTGAGCAAGTAGTCCTGGTCTTGGCTAGTCTCTCTCCTCTAGCTATATGGTGGAGCCTTCCTATCGGCCTCTTTGTCCTCCTGCTCCTAGCTAGTCTGACCGTTTCCTACCGTCAAATCATCCACGCCTACCCTCAAGGGGGAGGGGCCTATATGGTTACTCGAGAAAATCTATCTCCCCAACTTGGCTTGATCGCTGGAGGTAGTCTTCTGGTTGACTATATGTTGACCGTAGCGGTATCTGTTGCATCTGGAGCTGACGCTATCACAGCAGCTCTCCCTGCTCTTCACCCTTACAACCTCCACATCTCCATTTTTCTGGTTTGCTTGCTCATGCTCCTGAACTTACGGGGCTTAAAAGAATCTGCCAGCTCACTGATGATTCCTGTCTATCTCTTTATCATCAGTACTGTCTTTCTCTTGCTCTATGGAATCTTTCAACTAGTTACAGGTTCTCTCAGCTATCAGGCAACTTCACCTATTGGGCATGCTGTTCCGAGCCTGTCTATCGTTCTCATTCTAAGAGCTTTTACCAGCGGATCTGCCTCTCTGACAGGGGTTGAAGCTATTTCAAATGCGGTTCCCTTTTTCAAGGTTCCAAAAGAAAAGAATGCCGCTCAAACCTTGACCATTATGTCACTGATTTTAGGTTTTCTTTTTGCTGGTATCACCTTCCTAAACTACTGGATGGGGATTATGCCTCAACACGGAGAAACTATTCTTTCACAGATGGCTCAAGGCATCCTTGGCACTTCTTTCTTAGGCCAGCTTGGGTATTATATCTTCCAATTCTCCACAGCCTTGATTTTGGCCGTAGCTGCAAATACTGGCTTTTCGGCTTTCCCTATGCTGGCTTACAATATGGCTAAAAACAAATACATGCCCCATCTCTTTATGGAAAAAGGAGACCGCCTAGGCTATTCCAATGGAATTTTAACTCTGGCTTTTGGGGCTATGATTCTTCTTCTCATTTTTAATGGCAATACCGAACGCTTAATTCCTCTTTATACTATCGGAGTCTTCGTTCCCTTCGCCCTATCTCAGACTGGGATGGTTCGTCATTGGAAAAAGGAAAAAGGGACCAACTTCTTAAAACCTGCTCTTGCCAATATCCTTGGAGCAATCATTTGCTACGCGATTGTGCTAATCCTGCTCTTTTTCCGTCTCAGTGATATCTGGCCTTTCTTCCCTATTATTCTCGTACTCACTCTACTCTTCTTGGCAATTCACAGTCATTACCAAAAAGTAGCCCAACAACTGCGACTCTATGAAGGCATCGAAAAACGTACTTACGACGGCAATCTGGTTCTGGTCCTAGTAGGAAATGTCACCCGAGTCAGCGTCGGGGCCATTAACTACGCTCAAAGTATCGGTGACGAAGTCCTAGCCATGCATATTTCTACCAAGGAAACATCAGAAAAAGACCAAGAAATTCTCCAAGAATTTGCCGATTACTTCCCAACCATTACTCTGAAAAATATCAAGACCAGCTATCGCGACATCATCACCCCTACTGTCAAGTATGTCAAACGGATTTCCGAGGAAGCTCAGAAAAAGAACTATACAGTCACTGTTCTCGTTCCCCAGTTTATCCCTAATAAACCTTGGCAGAATATCCTGCACAATCAGATGAGTCTCAAACTCAAATACGCCCTTCGTTGGCACCAAGATGTCGTTGTCGCTAGCTACTCTTATCACTTAAAAGAATAA
- a CDS encoding TatD family hydrolase: MIFDTHTHLNVEEFAGREAEEIALAAEMGVTQMNIVGFDESTIERALELVDEYDQLYATIGWHPTEAGTYTEEIEDYLLDKLKHPKVVALGEIGLDYHWMTAPKEVQEQVFRRQIQLSKDLDLPFVVHTRDALEDTYEIIKSEGVGPRGGIMHSFSGTLEWAEKFVALGMTISFSGVVTFKKATDIQEAAKELPLDKILVETDAPYLAPVPKRGRENKTAYTRYIVDFIADLRGMTTEELAAVTTANAERIFELES; the protein is encoded by the coding sequence ATGATTTTTGATACACATACACACTTGAATGTAGAAGAATTTGCAGGTCGTGAGGCAGAAGAAATTGCCTTGGCTGCTGAGATGGGTGTGACACAGATGAATATTGTGGGTTTTGATGAATCAACGATTGAGCGTGCTTTGGAGCTGGTAGATGAGTATGACCAACTTTACGCGACTATTGGTTGGCATCCGACAGAAGCAGGGACTTACACAGAGGAGATTGAAGACTACTTGCTTGATAAGCTCAAGCATCCAAAGGTTGTTGCTTTAGGTGAGATTGGTTTGGATTATCATTGGATGACAGCGCCAAAAGAGGTGCAGGAGCAGGTTTTTCGCCGTCAGATTCAGTTGTCTAAGGACTTGGATTTACCTTTTGTTGTCCATACCCGTGATGCGTTGGAAGATACCTATGAGATTATTAAGAGTGAGGGCGTTGGCCCTCGAGGTGGCATTATGCATTCTTTCTCAGGAACTCTTGAATGGGCAGAGAAGTTTGTCGCGCTTGGTATGACCATTTCCTTCTCAGGAGTGGTGACTTTTAAGAAAGCAACTGACATCCAAGAAGCAGCTAAAGAGTTACCTTTGGACAAGATTTTGGTGGAAACGGATGCGCCTTACTTAGCACCTGTACCCAAGCGTGGTCGCGAAAACAAAACAGCCTACACTCGCTATATAGTGGACTTTATCGCAGACTTGCGTGGTATGACGACAGAAGAGCTAGCGGCGGTAACGACTGCAAATGCAGAACGAATTTTTGAATTGGAAAGTTAA
- the rnmV gene encoding ribonuclease M5, with translation MKEKISQVVVVEGRDDTSNLKRYFDVETYETRGSAINDRDIERIQRLHQRHGVIVFTDPDFNGERIRRMIMTAIPTVQHAFLKRDEAVPKSKTKGRSLGIEHASYEDLKTALAQVTEQFEHESQFDISRSDLIRLGFLAGADSRKRREYLGEVLRIGYSNGKQLLKRLELFGVTLAEVEETMKFYEDS, from the coding sequence ATGAAAGAGAAAATTTCCCAAGTCGTCGTGGTCGAAGGGCGCGATGATACGTCCAATCTCAAACGTTATTTCGATGTAGAGACCTATGAGACCCGAGGTTCTGCCATCAATGATCGGGATATAGAGCGGATTCAGCGCCTGCACCAGCGTCATGGGGTCATCGTTTTTACAGACCCAGATTTTAATGGGGAACGGATTCGTCGCATGATTATGACGGCCATTCCAACAGTTCAGCATGCCTTCCTCAAACGAGACGAAGCTGTTCCCAAGTCCAAGACCAAGGGACGTTCCCTGGGAATTGAGCATGCCAGTTATGAAGATTTGAAAACGGCTCTAGCTCAGGTTACAGAACAATTTGAACATGAGAGTCAGTTTGACATCAGTCGTAGCGACTTGATTCGCCTTGGTTTTTTAGCAGGGGCAGACAGCCGTAAGCGCAGAGAATATCTGGGAGAGGTTCTCCGAATCGGCTATTCTAACGGCAAGCAACTCCTCAAGCGCTTAGAGTTGTTTGGAGTTACCTTGGCAGAAGTGGAAGAAACTATGAAATTTTATGAGGATAGCTAA
- the rsmA gene encoding 16S rRNA (adenine(1518)-N(6)/adenine(1519)-N(6))-dimethyltransferase RsmA, with the protein MRIADYSVTKAVLERHGFTFKKSFGQNFLTDTNILQKIVDTAEIDDQVNVIEIGPGIGALTEFLAERAAEVMAFEIDHRLVPILADTLRDFDNVTVVNEDILKVDLAQHIQNFKNPDLPIKVVANLPYYITTPILMHLIESGIPFSEFVVMMQKEVADRISAQPNTKAYGSLSIAVQYYMTAKVAFIVPRTVFVPAPNVDSAILKMVRRPEPAVAVEDENFFFKVSKASFTHRRKTLWNNLTGYFGKTEEVKDKLTKALDQAGLSPSVRGEALSLEEFASLADALKGQGL; encoded by the coding sequence ATGAGAATTGCAGATTATAGCGTGACCAAGGCAGTGCTGGAGCGTCACGGATTTACCTTTAAAAAGTCCTTCGGACAAAATTTCTTGACGGATACCAATATCCTTCAAAAGATTGTGGATACGGCTGAGATTGATGACCAGGTCAATGTTATCGAAATTGGGCCAGGGATTGGTGCCTTGACGGAGTTTTTGGCTGAGCGTGCAGCAGAAGTTATGGCCTTTGAGATCGACCACCGGTTGGTACCGATTTTGGCAGATACCCTACGTGATTTTGACAATGTGACAGTGGTTAACGAGGACATTCTCAAGGTTGACTTGGCGCAACATATCCAGAATTTCAAAAATCCTGACCTGCCAATCAAGGTAGTGGCTAATTTGCCTTACTACATCACGACGCCTATTCTCATGCACTTGATTGAGAGTGGCATTCCTTTTAGTGAGTTTGTGGTCATGATGCAAAAAGAAGTGGCGGATCGCATCTCCGCTCAACCGAATACCAAGGCTTACGGTAGTTTGTCGATTGCGGTGCAATATTACATGACAGCCAAGGTTGCCTTTATCGTGCCTCGTACGGTCTTTGTGCCAGCGCCAAACGTGGACTCTGCTATTTTGAAAATGGTGCGTCGTCCAGAGCCAGCCGTAGCAGTAGAAGATGAGAACTTCTTCTTTAAGGTTTCTAAGGCTAGTTTCACTCATCGCCGCAAGACCTTGTGGAATAACTTGACAGGTTACTTTGGCAAGACTGAGGAAGTCAAGGACAAACTGACCAAGGCCTTGGACCAAGCAGGTTTGTCACCAAGTGTACGTGGGGAAGCTCTCAGTTTGGAAGAGTTTGCCAGCCTAGCAGATGCGCTTAAAGGACAAGGACTTTAA
- the rsgA gene encoding ribosome small subunit-dependent GTPase A: protein MQGQIIKALAGFYYVESDGKVYQTRARGNFRKKGHTPYVGDWVDFSAEENSEGYILKIHERKNSLVRPPIVNIDQAVVIMSVKEPDFNSNLLDRFLVLLEHKGIHPIVYISKMDLLEDRWELDFYKQTYGDIGYDFVTSKEELLPLLTGKVTVFMGQTGVGKSTLLNKIAPDLNLETGEISDSLGRGRHTTRAVSFYNLNGGKIADTPGFSSLDYEVSTAEDLNQAFPEIATVSRDCKFRTCTHTHEPSCAVKPAVEEGAIATFRFDNYLQFLSEIENRRETYKKVSKKIPK from the coding sequence ATGCAGGGACAAATCATTAAAGCCTTAGCTGGGTTCTACTATGTAGAGAGTGATGGCAAGGTTTATCAAACACGAGCGCGTGGAAATTTCCGTAAAAAAGGCCATACTCCCTACGTTGGGGACTGGGTAGATTTTTCTGCAGAGGAAAATTCAGAAGGCTATATCCTCAAGATTCATGAACGAAAAAACAGTCTGGTTCGTCCGCCTATTGTCAATATTGACCAAGCTGTGGTGATCATGTCTGTCAAGGAACCTGATTTTAACAGTAATTTGCTGGATCGGTTCTTGGTTCTTTTGGAGCACAAGGGTATCCATCCCATCGTCTATATTTCTAAGATGGACCTACTGGAAGATAGATGGGAACTGGATTTTTATAAACAGACTTATGGTGACATCGGCTATGACTTTGTGACTAGTAAAGAGGAACTATTGCCTTTGTTAACAGGCAAGGTTACAGTCTTTATGGGGCAGACAGGTGTTGGGAAGTCAACTCTTCTCAATAAAATCGCACCAGACCTCAATCTTGAAACAGGAGAAATTTCAGACAGTCTGGGTCGCGGGCGCCACACTACTCGAGCAGTTAGTTTTTATAATCTCAATGGAGGTAAAATCGCAGACACACCAGGCTTTTCATCACTGGATTATGAAGTATCAACGGCTGAAGACCTTAATCAGGCCTTTCCAGAGATTGCCACTGTCAGTCGAGATTGTAAGTTCCGTACTTGTACCCATACCCATGAGCCGTCTTGCGCAGTTAAGCCAGCTGTTGAAGAGGGTGCCATTGCAACCTTCCGTTTCGACAACTACCTGCAATTCCTCAGTGAGATTGAAAATCGCAGAGAAACCTATAAAAAAGTCAGCAAAAAAATTCCAAAATAA
- the rpe gene encoding ribulose-phosphate 3-epimerase encodes MSQYKIAPSILAADYANFEREIKRLEATGAEYAHIDIMDGHFVPQISFGAGVVEALRPHSKMVFDCHLMVANPEHHLEDFARAGADIISIHVEATNHIHGALQKIRSLGVKPSVVINPGTPVEAIKHVLHLVDQVLVMTVNPGFGGQAFLPETMDKVRELVALRDEKGLNFEIEVDGGIDDQTIAQAKEAGATVFVAGSYVFKGEVNERVQTLRKQLD; translated from the coding sequence ATGTCTCAATACAAGATTGCTCCGTCAATTCTGGCAGCAGATTATGCCAACTTTGAACGTGAAATCAAACGTCTAGAAGCAACTGGGGCAGAGTATGCCCATATCGATATCATGGACGGTCACTTTGTGCCACAAATCAGTTTTGGTGCAGGTGTGGTCGAAGCTCTTCGTCCTCATAGTAAGATGGTCTTTGACTGCCACTTGATGGTAGCTAATCCAGAGCATCATTTAGAGGATTTTGCGCGTGCAGGTGCGGATATCATCAGCATCCATGTGGAAGCAACGAATCATATTCATGGTGCCCTCCAAAAAATTCGTTCACTCGGAGTTAAGCCTTCAGTCGTTATCAATCCTGGCACACCAGTTGAAGCCATCAAGCACGTCCTTCATCTAGTTGACCAAGTTTTAGTCATGACAGTTAACCCAGGCTTTGGTGGGCAAGCCTTTCTACCAGAGACTATGGATAAGGTTCGTGAGTTGGTTGCTCTTCGTGATGAAAAAGGCTTGAATTTTGAAATTGAAGTGGATGGTGGGATTGATGATCAAACTATTGCCCAAGCCAAAGAAGCTGGTGCGACTGTTTTTGTAGCAGGTTCCTATGTCTTTAAGGGAGAAGTCAATGAGCGAGTACAAACTCTCAGAAAACAACTGGACTAA
- a CDS encoding thiamine diphosphokinase: protein MSEYKLSENNWTKVAVFAGGDRGHYRTDFDAFVGVDRGSLWVLEEGLPLALAVGDFDSVTQEERKVIQKRAQHFVQARPEKDDTDLELALLTIFEQNPQAEVTIFGALGGRIDHMLANVFLPSNPKLVPYMRQIAIEDGQNLIAYCPEGTSQLHPRSDYDYLAFMPVRDSQLTILGAKYELTEENFFFKKVYASNEYIDREVSVTCPDGYVVVLHSKDRR, encoded by the coding sequence ATGAGCGAGTACAAACTCTCAGAAAACAACTGGACTAAGGTTGCCGTTTTTGCAGGCGGAGACCGCGGTCATTATCGGACAGATTTTGATGCTTTTGTCGGTGTGGATCGAGGCTCGCTCTGGGTCTTGGAAGAAGGTTTGCCTCTTGCTCTAGCAGTCGGAGATTTTGATTCTGTGACGCAAGAAGAGAGAAAGGTGATTCAAAAACGTGCCCAGCATTTTGTTCAAGCCCGACCAGAAAAGGATGATACAGATCTGGAATTGGCTCTCTTAACCATCTTTGAGCAAAATCCTCAGGCTGAGGTTACTATTTTCGGTGCTTTGGGTGGCCGTATTGACCATATGTTGGCCAATGTCTTTCTGCCTAGCAATCCCAAGTTGGTACCTTATATGCGCCAGATAGCGATTGAGGATGGGCAAAATTTGATTGCCTATTGTCCAGAAGGGACCAGTCAGCTACATCCCCGTTCAGACTACGACTATCTTGCCTTTATGCCGGTTCGGGATAGCCAGCTGACTATTCTTGGTGCCAAGTATGAGTTGACAGAGGAAAATTTTTTCTTTAAAAAAGTGTACGCTTCTAACGAATATATAGATAGGGAAGTTTCGGTGACTTGCCCAGATGGCTATGTGGTTGTACTGCATAGCAAGGACAGGAGGTAG
- the rmuC gene encoding DNA recombination protein RmuC, giving the protein MESLFVLLLIANLAGLFLIWQRQDKQEKHLTKSLEDQADYLSDQLDYRFEQARQASQLDQKDLEVAVSDRLQEVRIELHQGLTQVRQEMTDNLLQTRDKTDQRLQALQESNEQRLEQMRQTVEEKLEKTLQTRLQASFETVSKQLESVNRGLGEMQTVARDVGALNKVLSGTKTRGILGELQLGQIIEDIMTPAQYEREYATVENSSERVEYAIKLPGQGDQEYVYLPIDSKFPLADYYRLEEAYEAGDKDEIERCRKSLLASLKRFAKDIKSKYIAPPRTTNFGVLFVPTEGLYSEIVRNPVFFDDLRREEQIIVSGPSTLSALLNSLSVGFKTLNIQKSADHISKTLASVKTEFGKFGGILVKAQKHLQHASGNIEELLNRRTTAIERTLRHIELSEGEPALDLLHFQENEEEYED; this is encoded by the coding sequence ATGGAAAGTTTATTTGTTCTATTATTGATTGCCAACCTAGCTGGACTCTTTCTGATTTGGCAGAGGCAGGATAAACAGGAAAAACATCTGACCAAGAGCTTGGAGGATCAGGCAGATTACTTGTCAGACCAGTTGGATTATCGCTTTGAACAAGCCAGACAAGCCAGTCAGTTAGATCAAAAAGATTTGGAAGTGGCTGTCAGTGACCGTTTGCAAGAAGTGCGAATCGAATTGCACCAAGGCTTGACTCAGGTCCGTCAAGAAATGACAGATAATCTCTTGCAAACTAGAGATAAGACCGACCAACGGCTTCAAGCCCTGCAGGAATCAAATGAGCAACGTTTGGAACAAATGCGCCAGACGGTCGAGGAAAAGTTAGAAAAGACCTTGCAGACACGCTTGCAGGCTTCCTTTGAGACAGTTTCCAAACAACTGGAGTCGGTAAATCGAGGCCTGGGAGAAATGCAGACAGTTGCCCGTGATGTCGGAGCCCTCAATAAGGTTCTCTCTGGAACCAAGACGAGAGGGATTCTGGGAGAATTGCAACTGGGGCAAATCATCGAAGACATCATGACCCCTGCCCAGTATGAACGAGAATACGCAACGGTTGAAAACTCCAGTGAACGCGTGGAGTATGCCATCAAGTTACCTGGACAAGGCGACCAGGAATATGTCTACTTACCGATTGACTCCAAGTTTCCACTGGCAGATTATTACCGCTTGGAAGAAGCCTATGAAGCAGGTGACAAGGATGAGATTGAACGCTGTCGCAAGTCACTCCTAGCAAGCCTTAAGCGCTTTGCTAAGGATATCAAGAGCAAGTACATAGCGCCCCCTCGGACGACCAATTTTGGAGTTTTGTTTGTTCCGACAGAAGGTCTCTACTCAGAAATCGTCCGCAATCCGGTCTTCTTTGATGACTTGAGACGGGAGGAGCAGATTATTGTCTCAGGTCCAAGTACCCTATCAGCCCTTCTCAACTCCCTATCGGTTGGCTTCAAGACTCTCAATATCCAAAAGAGTGCCGACCATATCAGCAAGACTCTTGCTAGCGTCAAGACCGAGTTTGGCAAGTTTGGTGGGATTTTGGTTAAGGCACAAAAACACCTCCAACATGCCTCTGGCAATATTGAGGAATTATTAAACCGTCGCACTACAGCTATCGAGCGAACGCTCCGTCACATTGAGTTATCAGAAGGTGAGCCTGCGCTTGATCTACTCCATTTCCAAGAAAATGAGGAAGAATATGAAGATTAG
- a CDS encoding 3'-5' exoribonuclease YhaM family protein: MKISHMKKDELFEGFYLIKSADLRQTRAGKNYLAFTFQDDSGEIEGKLWDAQPHNVEAFTAGKVVHMKGRREVYNNTPQVNQITLRLPQHGEPNDPADFKVKSPVDVKEIRDYMSQMIFKIENPVWQRIVRKLYTKYDKEFYSYPAAKTNHHAFETGLAYHTATMVRLADAISEVYPQLNKSLLYAGIMLHDLAKVIELTGPDQTEYTVRGNLLGHIALIDSEITKTVMELGIDDTKEEVVLLRHVILSHHGLLEYGSPVRPRIMEAEIIHMIDNLDASMMMMSTALALVDKGEMTNKIFAMDNRSFYKPDLD; the protein is encoded by the coding sequence ATGAAGATTAGTCACATGAAAAAAGATGAGCTGTTTGAAGGCTTTTACCTAATCAAGTCAGCTGACCTGAGGCAAACTCGAGCTGGGAAAAACTACCTAGCCTTTACCTTCCAAGATGATAGTGGCGAGATTGAAGGAAAACTCTGGGATGCTCAACCTCATAACGTTGAGGCCTTTACCGCAGGTAAGGTTGTCCACATGAAAGGACGCCGAGAAGTTTATAATAACACCCCTCAAGTCAATCAAATTACTCTCCGCCTGCCTCAACATGGCGAACCCAATGATCCAGCTGATTTCAAGGTCAAGTCACCAGTTGATGTCAAGGAAATCCGTGACTACATGTCGCAAATGATTTTTAAAATTGAAAATCCTGTTTGGCAACGGATTGTCCGAAAGCTCTACACCAAGTATGATAAGGAATTTTACTCCTATCCAGCTGCCAAGACTAATCACCATGCCTTTGAAACGGGTTTGGCTTATCATACGGCGACCATGGTACGTTTGGCAGATGCTATTAGCGAAGTCTATCCTCAGCTCAATAAGAGCCTGCTCTATGCGGGGATTATGTTGCATGACTTGGCTAAAGTTATCGAGTTGACGGGACCAGACCAGACCGAGTACACAGTGCGAGGTAATCTTCTTGGGCATATCGCTCTCATTGATAGTGAAATTACCAAGACAGTGATGGAACTCGGCATCGATGATACCAAGGAAGAAGTCGTTCTGCTTCGTCACGTCATCCTTAGTCACCATGGCTTGCTTGAGTATGGAAGTCCAGTCCGTCCACGCATTATGGAAGCAGAGATTATCCATATGATTGACAATCTGGATGCTAGCATGATGATGATGTCAACAGCTCTTGCTTTGGTGGATAAAGGAGAGATGACCAATAAAATCTTCGCTATGGACAATCGTTCCTTCTATAAACCAGATTTAGATTAA
- a CDS encoding IS30-like element ISSmi1 family transposase has product MTKKQKHLTLEDRIDIQTGISQQETFRSIAEKMGKDPSTISKEIKRNRIMHPTSVKSDCTDCPLLKKAPYVCNNCPKKRTDCGFNRYLYYAKKAQEQYETMLRESRQGIPLNKESFYQMDKVLTQGIQKKQSIYHIIQTHNLPVSKATVYRHAKLGYLTAKPIDFPRMVTFKERRKSRKVAIPKELKIGRTYQDFQELRETDDFFKWLEMDTVIGRPGGKLLLTFNVSFCNFLFALLLDNKTALEVATKFAALKERVMDGGCAFHQLFPVILTDNGSEFAYVEELERDIDGKSHLYFCDPSRPDQKGRIEKNHTVLRAILPKGTSFDQLTQKDVNLVISHVNSLKREEFQGKSAYDIFTFTFGEDIAALLGCQFVKPEDTHLSPDLLK; this is encoded by the coding sequence ATGACGAAAAAACAAAAACATCTCACTCTAGAAGACCGTATTGACATCCAAACTGGAATCAGCCAACAGGAGACTTTCCGTTCCATCGCTGAGAAGATGGGGAAAGACCCGTCAACGATTTCAAAGGAAATCAAGCGCAATCGCATCATGCATCCAACATCCGTCAAATCTGATTGCACGGATTGCCCTCTTCTCAAAAAAGCTCCTTATGTCTGTAACAACTGTCCAAAAAAGAGGACGGATTGTGGGTTTAACCGCTATCTTTACTACGCGAAAAAGGCACAGGAGCAGTACGAGACTATGTTGAGGGAATCCAGACAGGGAATTCCCCTAAACAAGGAAAGTTTTTATCAGATGGACAAGGTCTTAACCCAAGGCATCCAGAAGAAACAAAGCATCTACCATATCATTCAGACACATAACCTACCTGTGTCGAAAGCTACGGTGTATCGGCATGCCAAGCTGGGCTATCTGACAGCCAAGCCCATTGATTTCCCTCGGATGGTCACGTTCAAGGAACGCAGAAAATCCAGAAAAGTAGCTATTCCTAAAGAGCTGAAAATTGGGCGGACCTATCAAGATTTCCAAGAGTTACGAGAAACAGATGATTTCTTCAAATGGTTGGAAATGGACACGGTCATCGGCAGACCTGGTGGAAAGCTACTGCTCACCTTCAACGTTTCCTTCTGCAACTTCCTCTTCGCCTTGCTTTTGGACAACAAGACTGCTCTGGAAGTCGCCACTAAATTCGCAGCTTTGAAAGAAAGAGTCATGGACGGAGGGTGTGCGTTCCATCAGCTGTTCCCTGTCATTCTCACAGACAACGGATCTGAGTTCGCCTATGTGGAGGAGCTTGAGCGAGACATTGATGGGAAGTCTCACCTCTACTTCTGCGACCCTAGCCGTCCTGACCAGAAGGGGCGGATTGAGAAGAACCATACGGTTTTGCGAGCCATTCTTCCCAAGGGCACTTCCTTTGACCAGCTGACTCAGAAAGACGTCAATCTAGTCATTTCCCATGTCAATTCCTTGAAACGAGAAGAGTTTCAAGGAAAATCTGCTTACGACATCTTCACCTTCACCTTTGGCGAGGACATCGCTGCTCTTCTGGGTTGCCAATTTGTCAAACCAGAAGACACACACCTATCACCTGATTTATTGAAATAA
- the purR gene encoding pur operon repressor, protein MKLRRSDRMVVISNYLINNPYKLTSLNTFAEKYESAKSSISEDIVIIKRAFEEIEIGHIQTVTGAGGGVIFTPSISSHDAKEMVEDLRAKLSESDRILPGGYIYLSDLLSTSAILKNIGRIIAKSFMDQKIDAVMTVATKGVPLANAVANVLNVPFVIVRRDLKITEGSTVSVNYVSGSSGDRIEKMFLSKRSLKAGSRVLIVDDFLKGGGTVNGMISLLREFDSELAGVFFFADNAQEEREKQFDYKSLLKVTNIDVKNQDIDVEVGNIFDEDK, encoded by the coding sequence ATGAAATTAAGAAGAAGTGATCGGATGGTTGTCATTTCCAACTATTTGATTAATAATCCTTATAAACTAACTAGTCTTAATACTTTTGCTGAAAAGTATGAATCTGCTAAGTCATCCATCTCAGAGGATATCGTGATTATCAAACGCGCCTTTGAGGAAATTGAAATCGGTCATATCCAGACAGTAACTGGTGCTGGTGGTGGTGTCATTTTCACACCATCAATCTCAAGCCATGATGCCAAGGAAATGGTTGAGGACTTACGTGCCAAGTTGTCAGAAAGTGACCGTATCTTGCCAGGTGGTTACATCTACCTGTCTGATCTGCTTAGCACATCAGCCATCTTGAAAAATATTGGTCGCATTATTGCCAAGAGCTTTATGGACCAAAAAATTGATGCGGTTATGACAGTAGCGACTAAGGGTGTTCCACTTGCAAATGCAGTTGCCAATGTCCTCAATGTTCCCTTTGTCATTGTGCGCCGTGACTTGAAAATTACCGAAGGTTCAACTGTTAGCGTCAACTATGTATCCGGTTCAAGTGGTGACCGCATTGAGAAAATGTTCCTTTCAAAACGTAGTCTCAAGGCAGGAAGCCGTGTCTTGATTGTGGATGACTTCTTGAAAGGCGGAGGAACTGTCAACGGGATGATCAGCCTCTTGCGTGAGTTTGATTCAGAGTTGGCAGGTGTATTTTTCTTTGCGGACAATGCCCAAGAAGAACGTGAAAAGCAGTTTGACTACAAGTCACTCTTGAAGGTAACCAATATTGATGTCAAGAACCAAGACATCGATGTTGAGGTTGGCAATATCTTTGACGAAGATAAATAA